A segment of the Capra hircus breed San Clemente chromosome 19, ASM170441v1, whole genome shotgun sequence genome:
TGCCATAGGAAGGGTGATAGGAAGGTTCTACGGAGAGGATGGGCTCCCCACCCCAGAACTGGCCCAGGCAGAAGCCGTGATGACCAAAGGCTTGGAAGCAGACAGACAGGAGCTGATAGAGAAGCAGAGGTTCCCACCGTGCAACGCTGAGTGGAGCTTCATCAGGGGGAGCCGGTTCTGGTGTTCCCAACAGAGGTAAATGGGCTTCCCATCTGTTCCTCCCGCCTCTCCCCCCAGATCCAGCTTCTAGGTCACCTGATCTGAGTTGTTCCCTGAGGCCATAAGTTGAGAGTTAACCCAGGAGAACTTTGTCAAGACCCATGTGCCCTGGGATAGTGATTCTTAAGCCAGACAGGGCTTCTGAGATGCTCCCAGGCCAGTGAGGGTGGGGGAGCCTTTCACTGGGGTTGTCAACCAAGCAGGAAGGTGGGGCTGCCTCATGGGAAGGTAGATGGCTGGGGCCAGGGGGAGTGCAGAAAAAGGAGGACTCTGCCCTCGGAGGGGAAGCTGGaggaagctggggtggggggttggggagagCATGACAGTTCAGGTGAACACCGCAGACCATCACCTTGGGAAAATGCCAAGATGGGAAGTGGAATGGTGTCCACTTTGCACAAGGCCTGGCTCActgcttccctcccctctccagagACACTCAGGAGTTAGTGCTTCTAAGAagccctctttccttctttccttagtGGAGGTGTGAGCAGAGACTGGATCGGCGTTCCCAGGAAGCTGTTTAAGCCAGGTGTCAAGCCCCACTGCGTGTGTGTGAGAACAACTGGCCCCCCGAGTGACCAGTCGCCGGAAAACCCTACGCACAGAAATCGTGGGGACCTTGACCACCCCAACTTGGGGGAGTACCCAGGCTGCCCACCCCTCTCCATCACATGCTCTGTCCCCCTCTAAGCTGTACCCTGTGTGTCCATAACCCCCAGGGAACCCTGCCTAGAGCCCTAACAAGCCGAAGGATGGCTCCTATGTGAACAAGAGGGCCTGGAAGGACTGGCCTACACTCTGCAGACGGGACTCATGCCCTCTCCGCGGGCTCACTGTCTGGTGACTTAGGCCAGTGCGTGGCAACCTGCCTGGCACTGGTCAGTCTGTTGTTGCCGCTGTTCCTTGGGTCTCTTCCTCTGGAGTTGGCAGACATTAATTAATGGGCACAGATATGACCAACTCGAAACTCACTGGACTGACACACAAAAGGACTCTGTGTTCCAACAGCTTCTTTCCCAGGGACTCCCGGGCTGCCGGATCAGCCGCTGGCCTGGCCCTGCTTGTAACGCCTACCCTGGTCAGGGATCAGGGGCTCTGGCACTCCGTCACCATCCAGAAACAAGCAGACACGTCCAGAAAGGCCAGATGAATGAGCAGTGCTAACACAGCCCTGTTCCTGTTCCCCACGTGCTATTGTGAGCCCTTTAGCAACCATTCTTAGATTTAAGACCTGTGCCCAAAGGCAAACCTGCATTGACAACCAAAAGCCACACCGAGTTAATCTGATGTGGACCCATATGGAGGTGAACCGGGACAGGCTGATTCTGGAAATGGAGAAGCTTTTGCTTGTGTAGATGCAGCAAATCCAGATCTCTCTGAACAGAGCAACAATTTATGTAGTcctttgtgtttttaattaaaaaaaaaaaaaaactggctgtgctgggtcttcgctgcagcGTGTGGGCGCTCTTGTTGTGCACGGGCTCAGttctccgtggcacgtgggatcttagtcctctgtccaggggtcaaactcgtgttccctgcactgaaaggtggattcttaactgctggaccaccagggaagccgcaaaGCAACTATCTAAAGCAAGGATACACTTTCTTTCTTAAACACTTCAAATTAGGGGTGTGCATCTGTATGTACACAcgtgctcagttgtgactgactctttgtgcctcatGGCTGTAGCCCATCAaactcccttgtccatggaattttccaggcaagaatactggagtgggttgccatttgggaTGGTGTGCTTTCAAAGGGAGAAGTCTGCATTTTGAGCCAAAGGTGGTTTTCACAGGCCAAACACAGACACTGGGAAGCACAACATCCAAGCCTGGGCAAGGCTGCAAAAGCCAGTACCAACCGCCTGGACAGTGGGTGGTGTGTCCAGGGTCATCTGTAATCTCCCACACTGGGCCAAGTCCATGTATTACCTCCTGGATTCAAGTTAAGCAGCTGGGGGCAAGGAgtgttcccactttacagataaggaaacggaCCTGGCGTGAATCCAGGTTCACAGTCCCCGTCTGCACCTTCACCTCAGCACCTCCCAATCCCCTCAGCTGTTGACCTAAACATTCTCTatccttcctttctctgtctcctctcctttaTCATTCATCTCATTTAATAGCTTCCCAGGTCCCCTGACTAGAAAACAGGCCGCCTCCCCTTAATCAGAGTGTATGGCTGTCCTATGGCCGCAGCTGCTCTTGACCCCTGGACCCTGCTCTGAGCTCCCTTTGCCACGCAGGATCTTCCTCACCTGCCCTTCGGGacctcttcctgcctccctcaaGTCTGCATTCAACAGCACACTTCCTTCCCCTCACGCCAGATTCCTCTCAAATACCGTATCTACCTATCTTCTGTCCCAGCAaagattttatattaattttaggaGTAACATTGCTTTAATGATGTTTGTTTCTGACGACAAAATGAATCAACCATGTGCATACACGTACCCCCCTCCTCCCGAGGGCCACCCTTCCCACCGCCCACCCCAACAAAGCTTGACAACGCCGCACATGCTCACTGTTTCTGCTGCTCAGCCCCCATTTGCTGTGGAACACAGTCACCCGGCTTCTGCCCTCCTCTGCTCAGCAGCAGGCTCAACTCCATGCTGGCAAAGGCATTCCACATTCAATGATTACCTACTTGGGCCTGTCACATTTGAGGGCCTTCATGCAAGCGCCCCTTGGCTTTTTCCTCATTTCCCTTATTTCCCTCCAGCATTCCTTCTCGGCCTTCTGTCCTCCACACATGCTTCTCTCCAGCTTCTCTCCGGCTGTCATCTAGTTCAGGCAGCCTTCCTGATCATTTCTGCAGGCACCGCAGACTCCACAGTCCTGGCATCCAATCTTTGTCTTCTTCCTCGAGATTCTTCTGGTTCCCTTGGCTGGTCCCACCACGGCCATGTTAAAGCAGCCCCGTCACACCAAGGACTCCTCCCAACCAGCCTCCAGGTCCTGGCAGTCACACCCCCTTACCTGTTCCCAGCACTCCTCTGGCTGGAGGCCTTCCTTTCTCACCCGCTTTAACTGGACTCCCTCCAGCTGCAACCCCGCAGCCCCCCACTGCCAAGTCTTTTCCTGCTGATCAGGGCATTATTCTCCAACTAACCCTTTTCCATAGCTCCCTCATCTGTAGAGATGAGGTGCTAGCTCTTCAGCAGCACAGGAGACCCTCCTGTGGCGTGTCTCCTCTCAGCCTCCATTCTCTCTCCTACCACCTCCCACGTGCTGAGCCCTCCAGCCTTCACCTGCTGCTTTACGTGTGCAGCACCTTCAGCCAGGCTGTCCCTTC
Coding sequences within it:
- the LOC102188529 gene encoding neuferricin isoform X1, which encodes MPGLGGRGLWLGLAVAVAAAAAMAVRLMGWWSPRADFRLFIPEELARYRGRPGDPGLYLALLGRVYDVSPGRRHYEPGAHYSGFAGRDASRAFVTGDYSEAGLVDDVSDLSFSEMLTLQNWLSFYEKNYKFIGRVIGRFYGEDGLPTPELAQAEAVMTKGLEADRQELIEKQRFPPCNAEWSFIRGSRFWCSQQSGGVSRDWIGVPRKLFKPGVKPHCVCVRTTGPPSDQSPENPTHRNRGDLDHPNLGEYPGCPPLSITCSVPL
- the LOC102188529 gene encoding neuferricin isoform X2; translated protein: MVLTGPQTVQEREGAAQGVRSRDATGTKCFIHLPGRDASRAFVTGDYSEAGLVDDVSDLSFSEMLTLQNWLSFYEKNYKFIGRVIGRFYGEDGLPTPELAQAEAVMTKGLEADRQELIEKQRFPPCNAEWSFIRGSRFWCSQQSGGVSRDWIGVPRKLFKPGVKPHCVCVRTTGPPSDQSPENPTHRNRGDLDHPNLGEYPGCPPLSITCSVPL
- the LOC102188529 gene encoding neuferricin isoform X3, whose protein sequence is MLTLQNWLSFYEKNYKFIGRVIGRFYGEDGLPTPELAQAEAVMTKGLEADRQELIEKQRFPPCNAEWSFIRGSRFWCSQQSGGVSRDWIGVPRKLFKPGVKPHCVCVRTTGPPSDQSPENPTHRNRGDLDHPNLGEYPGCPPLSITCSVPL